Proteins from a single region of Candidatus Woesearchaeota archaeon:
- a CDS encoding PKD domain-containing protein, giving the protein MKQKQLFGTLLAFLLVLSTIASAFAAPPFDNSNPNNFYGFNNLNDKSNNGQDKDSDLIDDGNDLCPFIKNPTDKNVDTFAGVDQDIDNDDLGNLCDPNNYDPYVLATSNKGTGKLQDPFVGKEGETLVINLEGKYGGSTVKDPDVQAHHGVNNPELLNIPEDPFVIGFNAIPLLITLDKLIKDSNNDNTFDEKKEQVGMLISGIDQGNNKKELQWTPDFDEAGMYVLLVKTLDGGDDLAQHDKQRTTTDRIFIKIEEGVPPNECPVVNDIVMNPNQATVGEPVTFSALFNDADGDAVSCTWEVDGAVVPGVSTCTFDFTFTTAGDHSVKATASDGKKDNDGNDCAKSLTKTFKANEAPNSCPTGQIEYDIKNPEQGDVINFNAINVVDAEGDAPVACTWEINNVVVSNQCSFQYTVPDQNDLHVELYLSDGSDECAYPLNLADEEDIPVEKNQCPVVEIFPKVTTVVEGDSVTFTALTDDPQNDQVSCTWEVDNQVVFTNQAVNGVCTFTAQFNTVGQSAVTVTVTDNKKDAAGNACEQSATAVISVNEKQPPANLCPTGNIQFTPEKPKKGDTMTFTAVNINDDELADESVTCTWEVNDKIASNECTFEYTVTDETQLHVELYLSDGELECLYPQNLVDEEFIDIVIEPGNLCPVAPIFPEENPLFLTKGATQEFVAQFFDPDQKPEDKPSSCLWQVNGEFKLGAGANGCTLTETFDQVGQFTVAMQLITDQVDENNEACAYADSRQVVVVEEPNSCPVGKIDYTPKVIKVGDDITFTAVEVTDAQGDAPITCTWEVNDQKVSDQCTFTLQDAAVGDYHVELFLADAKAACAYPLNEVAEVDVTVPTEPEKQLCTAILDVVQQQTVEPATVEFSCENSNVQPKGTSFTCAWDLGDGSAETNKNFKHQYALAGNYHVGLKVTTADGTTCNDLADIKIQHKSAPEEEPREALELIQADLLNGEFYCPGEDAELLLTLQNIREDPLEDLKTTVYVTDLNAFWHVGEFNLKVNEKKTIFMPLHVPDDADPGEYIIRVYAGNDDLARIIHRRLVVEKCQ; this is encoded by the coding sequence ATGAAACAAAAACAACTCTTTGGAACACTTTTGGCATTTTTATTAGTTCTCAGTACCATCGCAAGCGCATTCGCAGCTCCGCCATTTGATAATAGTAATCCTAACAATTTCTATGGATTTAATAATTTAAATGATAAATCAAACAATGGCCAAGATAAAGATTCTGATTTAATCGATGACGGTAATGATTTATGTCCATTTATCAAAAATCCAACAGATAAAAATGTTGATACTTTTGCTGGAGTAGATCAAGATATTGATAATGACGATTTAGGTAATCTTTGTGATCCTAATAATTATGACCCTTATGTTTTAGCAACAAGCAACAAAGGAACTGGAAAGTTGCAAGATCCTTTTGTCGGTAAAGAAGGGGAAACCTTAGTTATCAATCTTGAAGGTAAATATGGTGGTAGTACAGTAAAAGATCCTGATGTTCAGGCACATCATGGTGTTAATAATCCAGAACTTCTTAATATTCCAGAAGATCCTTTTGTTATTGGATTTAATGCGATTCCATTACTCATAACACTGGATAAGTTAATCAAGGATAGTAATAATGATAATACCTTTGATGAAAAAAAAGAGCAGGTTGGTATGCTCATTTCCGGCATAGATCAGGGCAATAATAAAAAAGAATTACAATGGACTCCTGATTTTGATGAGGCTGGCATGTATGTTCTTTTAGTTAAAACACTTGATGGTGGAGATGATTTAGCTCAACACGACAAACAACGAACAACTACCGATAGGATTTTTATTAAAATTGAAGAAGGCGTTCCTCCTAATGAATGTCCTGTTGTTAATGATATTGTTATGAACCCAAATCAAGCTACAGTCGGTGAACCAGTAACCTTCTCAGCATTATTTAATGACGCTGATGGTGATGCTGTTTCATGTACTTGGGAAGTTGATGGCGCTGTAGTTCCAGGAGTTTCAACCTGTACATTTGATTTCACCTTCACCACAGCAGGAGATCACAGTGTTAAGGCAACTGCGAGCGATGGTAAAAAAGATAATGATGGAAACGATTGTGCAAAATCATTAACTAAAACATTCAAAGCAAACGAAGCTCCAAACAGCTGTCCAACGGGTCAAATAGAATATGATATTAAAAATCCAGAACAAGGCGATGTTATTAACTTCAATGCAATTAATGTCGTTGACGCAGAAGGTGATGCACCAGTTGCCTGTACCTGGGAAATTAATAATGTTGTTGTCTCAAATCAATGTTCATTCCAATACACGGTGCCAGACCAGAATGATTTGCACGTAGAATTATATCTTTCAGATGGTAGTGATGAATGTGCTTATCCTTTGAATTTAGCAGACGAAGAAGACATTCCTGTTGAGAAAAATCAGTGTCCAGTCGTGGAAATATTCCCAAAAGTTACAACGGTTGTCGAAGGCGACTCAGTAACCTTTACTGCTCTTACTGATGATCCACAAAACGATCAAGTTAGTTGTACATGGGAAGTAGATAACCAGGTTGTTTTTACTAATCAGGCAGTGAATGGCGTATGTACATTTACCGCCCAGTTTAATACTGTTGGTCAAAGCGCAGTCACCGTTACGGTTACTGATAACAAAAAAGATGCTGCTGGAAACGCATGTGAACAAAGCGCAACAGCAGTTATCTCAGTCAATGAAAAACAACCGCCAGCTAATCTTTGTCCAACAGGAAATATTCAATTTACTCCTGAAAAGCCAAAGAAAGGAGATACTATGACCTTTACTGCTGTTAATATCAATGATGATGAGTTAGCAGACGAAAGTGTTACCTGCACATGGGAAGTTAATGATAAAATAGCTTCAAATGAATGTACATTCGAATACACGGTAACCGATGAAACACAATTACATGTTGAATTGTATCTTTCAGATGGAGAACTTGAATGTCTTTATCCACAGAATTTAGTAGATGAAGAATTCATTGATATTGTTATTGAGCCTGGCAACTTATGTCCAGTAGCGCCGATATTTCCAGAAGAGAATCCTCTTTTCTTGACTAAAGGTGCAACACAGGAATTTGTTGCTCAATTTTTCGATCCAGATCAAAAACCAGAAGATAAACCAAGCTCTTGTCTTTGGCAAGTTAATGGTGAATTCAAACTAGGTGCTGGTGCAAATGGATGTACTTTAACTGAAACATTTGATCAAGTTGGTCAATTTACGGTAGCTATGCAATTAATAACTGATCAAGTGGATGAAAATAACGAAGCATGCGCCTATGCAGATTCACGGCAAGTCGTTGTTGTTGAAGAACCAAATTCCTGTCCTGTTGGTAAGATTGATTACACGCCAAAAGTAATCAAAGTTGGAGATGATATTACTTTTACTGCAGTTGAGGTAACAGATGCTCAAGGTGATGCACCTATTACCTGCACATGGGAAGTTAATGATCAAAAAGTATCAGATCAATGTACATTCACGTTGCAGGATGCAGCAGTAGGTGATTATCACGTAGAATTATTTTTAGCTGACGCTAAAGCTGCATGCGCTTATCCATTAAATGAAGTTGCTGAAGTTGATGTTACTGTTCCAACAGAACCTGAAAAACAACTATGTACTGCAATACTTGATGTTGTTCAGCAACAAACTGTTGAACCTGCAACGGTTGAATTCTCATGTGAAAACAGTAATGTACAGCCAAAAGGTACAAGCTTTACCTGTGCATGGGATTTAGGCGATGGCTCAGCAGAAACTAATAAAAATTTCAAGCATCAATATGCACTAGCAGGCAACTATCATGTTGGATTAAAGGTAACAACAGCTGATGGTACAACTTGTAATGATTTGGCAGATATCAAAATTCAACATAAATCAGCTCCAGAAGAAGAGCCAAGAGAAGCCTTGGAATTAATTCAAGCAGACTTATTAAATGGTGAATTTTACTGCCCTGGCGAAGATGCAGAATTATTGCTTACTTTGCAGAATATTAGGGAAGATCCTTTAGAAGATCTAAAAACAACAGTGTATGTCACTGACTTGAACGCATTTTGGCATGTAGGGGAATTTAATCTTAAAGTTAATGAAAAGAAAACAATCTTCATGCCATTGCATGTCCCTGATGATGCAGATCCAGGGGAATATATTATTAGAGTATATGCAGGAAACGATGATTTAGCAAGAATCATCCATAGGCGTTTAGTCGTAGAAAAATGCCAGTAA
- a CDS encoding putative S-layer protein — MMRKILSVLVLLLVVLMAVPVNTEAKVVTTKLPLHIEYVKINGDKLHENVETQNPLAIDDLEREQEISVTVQVTATGVEVDTNGDGVTEHVPVDLEDLGLYASIGGFDMHNGEITGSEQDLEADLEDGHAQTFKFTMKLPYNLDQGDYVFFVRANARVANADEKFGTVVVGDLFQHTSLTVTKEYAITVDAKDHSVTIKDVMFSPSSTVKAGTSLLTKVRVKNTGNMDDEEGVQVKVTIPELGLEATDWLEKLNEEESSSSEQLWVIIPKCTKAGTYDAKVDVYFEDGDHKASTTKQITVYENENCVEGKQDAPQEQETTVLTVGTATQNVVKGQAGVVYPVTISNMGKTAKTYVVNVDGYQNWGQVSVSPSNVLVVNPGQAAASYVHVAALETATPGEHMFSVVVNSGAEQLEQFVVKANVQDSGKAVAPVDAGKSTSARDVLTVVLIVLIVVLVLLALVIGFNKLRSKNDEDEEDDQTYY; from the coding sequence ATGATGAGAAAAATACTAAGTGTTTTGGTATTGCTCTTAGTGGTATTAATGGCAGTGCCTGTTAATACAGAAGCTAAAGTAGTAACCACAAAATTGCCGTTACATATTGAATATGTAAAGATTAATGGCGACAAATTACATGAAAATGTGGAAACACAAAATCCACTAGCAATTGACGATCTCGAAAGAGAACAAGAAATTTCTGTGACGGTGCAAGTGACTGCAACAGGTGTCGAAGTTGATACCAATGGCGACGGTGTAACTGAACACGTTCCCGTTGACTTAGAAGATCTTGGCTTATATGCAAGCATTGGCGGTTTTGACATGCACAATGGTGAAATTACAGGATCTGAACAAGACCTTGAAGCAGACTTAGAAGATGGTCACGCGCAAACATTCAAATTCACTATGAAGTTGCCTTATAACCTTGATCAAGGAGATTATGTTTTCTTTGTTCGAGCAAATGCTCGCGTTGCAAACGCAGATGAAAAATTTGGTACTGTAGTTGTAGGGGATTTATTCCAACATACCTCATTAACAGTGACTAAAGAATATGCAATTACTGTTGATGCAAAAGACCATTCAGTAACTATTAAAGATGTTATGTTTTCACCTTCTTCAACCGTGAAAGCAGGTACAAGTTTATTAACCAAAGTACGGGTTAAAAACACTGGTAATATGGATGATGAAGAAGGCGTTCAAGTTAAAGTAACTATTCCAGAACTTGGTTTAGAAGCAACTGATTGGTTAGAAAAACTTAATGAAGAAGAATCTTCAAGTTCAGAACAATTATGGGTAATCATTCCAAAATGTACAAAAGCTGGAACATATGATGCTAAAGTTGATGTATATTTTGAAGATGGCGACCATAAAGCTTCAACCACAAAACAAATTACTGTTTATGAAAACGAAAACTGTGTTGAAGGCAAACAAGATGCTCCTCAAGAGCAGGAAACAACTGTTTTGACTGTCGGCACTGCAACTCAAAATGTAGTGAAAGGCCAAGCAGGAGTTGTGTATCCAGTAACTATTAGCAACATGGGTAAAACAGCAAAAACCTATGTAGTTAATGTTGATGGCTACCAAAATTGGGGGCAAGTTAGTGTTAGTCCTTCAAACGTTTTAGTAGTAAACCCAGGACAAGCAGCAGCATCATACGTTCATGTTGCAGCATTAGAAACCGCAACACCAGGCGAACACATGTTCAGTGTTGTAGTTAACAGCGGTGCTGAACAACTAGAGCAGTTTGTGGTGAAAGCAAATGTCCAAGACAGTGGTAAAGCAGTTGCTCCAGTTGATGCAGGCAAAAGCACATCAGCGCGAGATGTTTTAACTGTTGTCTTAATCGTCTTAATCGTAGTGTTAGTATTGCTAGCATTAGTCATTGGCTTTAATAAATTACGAAGCAAAAATGACGAAGATGAAGAAGACGACCAAACCTACTACTAA
- a CDS encoding DUF192 domain-containing protein codes for MPINNDTKKTTLGKKYNVCKTLLSKACGLMFKKHQNLIFVFNEEKIIPLHMWFVFYPIDIIYLNQKKQVVELKENFRPFTLYKPQRKAQYVIELKAGIIRKTKTKEKDIIVWN; via the coding sequence ATGCCTATTAACAATGATACTAAAAAAACAACCCTGGGTAAAAAGTATAACGTCTGTAAAACCTTATTGAGCAAAGCCTGTGGCTTAATGTTCAAAAAACACCAAAATCTTATCTTTGTTTTTAATGAGGAAAAGATTATTCCACTTCATATGTGGTTTGTGTTTTACCCGATTGATATTATTTATTTAAATCAAAAGAAACAAGTTGTTGAACTAAAAGAAAATTTTAGGCCATTTACTCTGTATAAACCACAAAGAAAAGCACAATATGTCATCGAATTAAAAGCTGGAATAATTAGAAAAACAAAAACAAAAGAAAAAGATATTATTGTGTGGAATTAG
- a CDS encoding glutathione S-transferase N-terminal domain-containing protein — MDKHKVTVYSTKTCPWCDKLKSYLTSKKVKFQVIDVGENQEQAEEMVRKSGQMGVPVTDIDGKIIVGFDQDEIDKVLGL, encoded by the coding sequence ATGGATAAGCACAAAGTAACAGTTTATTCAACTAAAACATGTCCTTGGTGTGATAAATTAAAATCTTATCTTACCTCAAAAAAAGTTAAATTTCAGGTTATTGATGTTGGAGAAAACCAAGAACAAGCAGAAGAGATGGTGCGAAAATCAGGGCAAATGGGTGTTCCTGTAACAGACATAGATGGAAAAATAATTGTCGGTTTTGATCAAGATGAAATAGATAAAGTATTAGGATTATAA
- the folP gene encoding dihydropteroate synthase — MNQEIRELLHSNKKTMIIGILNATHDSFYDGNKYLVLEKAIQHAEKMIQESADIIDIGGESTRPGSEAVSEEEELNRVIPVIKTLREKYPQFPISIDSCKPRVIEQALQAGATIINDITGLQNGDVCMLAAKYQVPVIMMHMQGTPKNMQQNPQYKDVVKDIVDFFKQQIANAEKYGIKEIIVDPGIGFGKTLKHNLEILNRLNEFKQLGKPLLIGASRKSFINMIQPTPVEDRLEGTLAAHAVAVMHGANIVRVHDVKEHKKMLAVLDAIKNNKKNIIFLGLGTNLGNKKENLARALELLKEKLIIEKISSIYESKPYGFGKQDNFYNQVIKGTTTLSPYELLYFVKCIEEIMGRKVTFKHGPRIIDIDILLYNDEIITIDDLIIPHPQLEKRDFVLIPLLEIEPTLISVVTKKLLRERAEQLKEKYIISKVT, encoded by the coding sequence ATGAACCAAGAAATAAGGGAGTTACTGCATTCAAACAAGAAAACCATGATTATTGGTATCCTTAATGCTACTCATGATTCATTCTATGATGGCAATAAATACCTCGTATTGGAAAAAGCAATCCAGCATGCTGAAAAGATGATTCAAGAAAGTGCGGATATTATTGATATAGGTGGCGAATCAACAAGACCTGGTTCTGAAGCAGTTTCTGAAGAAGAAGAATTAAACAGAGTTATTCCAGTGATCAAAACATTGCGAGAAAAATATCCTCAGTTTCCGATTTCTATAGATTCCTGCAAACCAAGGGTTATTGAACAAGCGCTTCAAGCAGGCGCAACGATTATTAACGATATTACTGGCTTGCAAAATGGCGATGTTTGCATGCTTGCAGCAAAATACCAAGTTCCCGTTATTATGATGCATATGCAAGGCACGCCGAAAAATATGCAGCAAAATCCACAATATAAAGATGTGGTGAAGGATATTGTGGATTTTTTCAAGCAGCAGATTGCAAACGCAGAAAAATATGGTATTAAAGAAATTATTGTTGATCCTGGGATCGGATTTGGGAAAACCCTTAAGCATAATCTTGAAATCTTAAACCGCCTTAATGAATTTAAACAATTAGGCAAGCCTCTATTGATTGGTGCTTCTCGAAAATCATTCATAAATATGATTCAACCAACGCCAGTCGAAGATCGTTTGGAAGGAACATTAGCAGCGCATGCAGTCGCAGTGATGCATGGAGCAAACATAGTAAGAGTGCATGATGTTAAAGAACATAAAAAAATGTTGGCAGTTTTAGATGCAATAAAAAATAACAAGAAAAATATAATTTTTCTTGGGTTAGGAACAAATCTTGGCAATAAAAAAGAAAATCTAGCAAGAGCTTTAGAGCTTTTGAAAGAGAAACTAATAATTGAAAAAATATCATCAATCTATGAAAGTAAACCTTATGGTTTTGGAAAGCAGGATAATTTCTACAACCAAGTGATTAAGGGAACAACAACGCTTTCCCCTTATGAACTGTTATACTTTGTTAAATGTATTGAAGAAATTATGGGAAGAAAAGTAACCTTCAAACATGGCCCAAGAATAATTGACATTGATATTTTATTATATAATGATGAAATTATTACAATAGATGATCTTATAATTCCCCATCCTCAATTAGAAAAGCGTGATTTTGTTCTTATTCCTTTGTTAGAAATAGAACCAACATTAATATCTGTTGTTACTAAAAAATTGTTGCGAGAACGAGCTGAGCAACTGAAAGAAAAATATATCATTTCTAAAGTTACTTAA
- a CDS encoding DUF2283 domain-containing protein — MMKIEYDKDVDAAYIYIEFPIKEGDAVNTVKINDNIIVDFNKQGKLLGVEVLDARKFLSKNVLQHAQIK, encoded by the coding sequence ATGATGAAAATTGAATATGATAAAGATGTTGATGCAGCTTATATTTACATAGAATTCCCTATAAAAGAAGGGGATGCTGTAAATACTGTTAAAATCAATGATAATATTATTGTTGATTTTAATAAACAAGGAAAACTTTTAGGTGTTGAAGTTCTCGATGCTCGCAAGTTTTTGAGCAAAAACGTTCTTCAACATGCTCAAATTAAGTAA
- a CDS encoding DUF4258 domain-containing protein, translating into MKIIYSDHAIRRLKQRGISILEIEYGLENPKKVRYLDDDKKQITTVINNRELIIIFVQKEKHIKIITVL; encoded by the coding sequence ATGAAAATCATATATTCAGATCATGCCATTAGAAGATTAAAACAAAGAGGTATTAGTATACTAGAAATAGAATATGGATTAGAAAATCCTAAAAAAGTAAGGTATTTAGACGATGATAAAAAGCAAATTACAACCGTGATCAATAATAGGGAACTTATCATTATATTTGTTCAAAAAGAAAAACATATAAAGATTATAACGGTACTATAA
- a CDS encoding tRNA (N(6)-L-threonylcarbamoyladenosine(37)-C(2))-methylthiotransferase, which yields MDKENSSSTANKKVFFYTQGCANNQTDSETMAGILKEDGYDIVNAPESADCLVINSCTVKNATETEFFRTLNKLPKKPTVVAGCIAQTDQEKLKGFSLIGTTNIHHITDVVEETLEGNQVIFTKRENSIRLNLPKIRKNPVIEIIPINRGCLGHCTFCKTKAARFNLQSFEKQAILQQAQQAIKEGVKEIWLTSQDTAVYGQDLETREEENNSNNKNKELPELLKALCNLEGTFMVKLGMGNPDHYLKMIPNLIEAFKHKKMFKFLHIPLQAGNNEVLANMERNYTTEEYKYIITEFKKAIPQIHIMTDIICGFPGETDEQFEDTLKIIEETKPDSVNISRYSARPKTVAATWKQLPTHVIADRSRKLTELFDKITLENNEKWIAWEGAVLIDEEGKQGTKTMNGKNACYRQIVVNDPEQKLKLGDIVHVKVIEAKEYYLLATFNNKL from the coding sequence ATGGATAAAGAAAATAGTAGCTCGACAGCAAATAAAAAAGTATTTTTCTATACTCAAGGATGTGCAAATAATCAGACCGATTCTGAAACAATGGCTGGTATTTTGAAAGAAGATGGTTATGATATAGTTAATGCTCCTGAATCAGCAGATTGCTTAGTCATCAATTCATGCACCGTAAAAAATGCAACTGAAACAGAATTTTTTAGAACATTAAACAAATTACCAAAAAAGCCAACAGTCGTTGCAGGATGCATTGCCCAGACTGATCAAGAAAAATTAAAAGGATTTTCTTTGATTGGCACAACAAATATTCATCACATTACTGATGTTGTTGAAGAAACTTTGGAAGGAAATCAGGTTATTTTTACGAAACGTGAAAACAGTATAAGATTAAATCTTCCAAAAATAAGAAAGAATCCAGTGATAGAAATCATTCCGATCAATCGTGGTTGTTTAGGACATTGCACCTTTTGCAAAACAAAAGCTGCACGGTTTAATTTACAGAGTTTTGAAAAACAAGCAATTTTGCAACAAGCGCAGCAAGCAATTAAAGAAGGTGTTAAAGAAATCTGGCTTACTTCACAGGATACCGCAGTTTACGGCCAAGATTTAGAAACAAGAGAGGAAGAAAACAACAGCAATAACAAAAACAAAGAATTGCCTGAACTCTTGAAAGCGCTTTGCAATTTAGAGGGAACTTTCATGGTAAAATTAGGCATGGGCAACCCGGACCATTATCTAAAAATGATTCCGAATTTAATTGAAGCATTTAAACATAAAAAAATGTTTAAATTTTTGCATATTCCGCTACAAGCAGGTAATAATGAAGTGCTTGCAAACATGGAGCGAAATTATACTACTGAAGAATACAAATATATTATAACTGAATTCAAAAAAGCAATTCCTCAAATCCATATTATGACTGATATTATCTGTGGTTTTCCCGGCGAAACAGATGAACAATTTGAAGATACATTAAAAATAATTGAAGAAACAAAACCAGACTCAGTAAATATTTCACGTTATTCTGCACGACCAAAAACAGTAGCAGCAACTTGGAAACAGTTGCCAACACATGTTATTGCAGATCGTTCTCGAAAATTAACTGAGCTTTTTGATAAAATCACGTTGGAAAACAACGAGAAGTGGATTGCATGGGAAGGTGCAGTGCTTATTGATGAAGAAGGAAAGCAAGGAACTAAAACAATGAACGGTAAAAATGCCTGCTACCGACAAATTGTTGTCAATGATCCAGAACAAAAACTCAAATTAGGAGATATTGTGCACGTAAAAGTAATTGAAGCCAAAGAATATTATTTGTTGGCAACATTTAATAATAAATTATAA